One Burkholderia pyrrocinia DNA segment encodes these proteins:
- the tssK gene encoding type VI secretion system baseplate subunit TssK — translation MTEPTMSATPIAALRQRVVWTEGMFLRPQHFQQLERHWERYVALRCLPLQGFYWGFDTLEIDREQLALGKVALRAASGVMRDGTPFDLAHPDDLPEPLDVPADAKDQLVVLALPLWRGGGEEVSFGAGAGNGANGGNGGNGVNGNADVARYVVREYEVADANAVALGPALLQTGRLNVRLMFEAELTGDWHALGVARVVERRTDARLLVDGGYIPPRLVAQHDAVLLAYARELHALLTQRSEALAERLSEPGRGGVSEVADFLLLQLVNRYLALTWHAQQHVSTHPEALFCDWLKLACDLSTFTAAGRRPQSLAVYVHDDLRTSFAELMTELRRSLSTVLEQNAIQIELRDAGNGIRVATLADPALRDTAGFVLAVRADVPADSLRARFPAQAKLGPVERIRDLVQLQLPGITMRQLPVAPRQIPYHAGHTYFEIDKGSDLWKQLARSGGLAFHFAGEFPGLSMEFWAIRG, via the coding sequence ATGACCGAACCGACGATGTCCGCGACGCCGATCGCGGCACTCCGCCAGCGCGTGGTGTGGACCGAGGGGATGTTCCTGCGGCCGCAGCATTTCCAGCAGCTCGAACGGCACTGGGAACGCTACGTCGCGCTGCGCTGCCTGCCGCTGCAGGGCTTCTACTGGGGCTTCGATACGCTGGAAATCGATCGCGAGCAGCTCGCGCTCGGCAAGGTCGCGCTGCGCGCCGCGTCGGGCGTGATGCGCGACGGCACGCCATTCGACCTGGCGCATCCGGACGATCTCCCCGAACCGCTCGACGTACCGGCCGACGCGAAGGACCAGCTCGTCGTGCTCGCGCTGCCGCTGTGGCGCGGCGGCGGCGAGGAGGTGTCGTTCGGCGCAGGCGCTGGAAACGGCGCGAACGGCGGCAATGGCGGCAATGGCGTAAACGGCAACGCAGACGTTGCGCGCTACGTCGTGCGCGAATACGAAGTGGCCGACGCGAACGCGGTCGCGCTCGGCCCCGCGCTGCTGCAGACGGGGCGCCTGAACGTGCGGTTGATGTTCGAAGCCGAACTGACCGGCGACTGGCACGCGCTCGGCGTCGCACGGGTCGTCGAGCGGCGCACCGACGCGCGGCTGCTCGTCGACGGCGGCTATATTCCGCCTCGGCTCGTCGCGCAGCACGATGCCGTGTTGCTGGCGTATGCGCGCGAGCTGCACGCGCTGCTCACGCAGCGCAGCGAGGCGCTCGCGGAACGGCTGTCGGAGCCGGGGCGCGGCGGCGTGTCGGAAGTCGCGGACTTCCTGCTGCTGCAGCTCGTGAACCGCTATCTCGCGCTGACCTGGCATGCACAGCAGCACGTGTCGACGCATCCGGAAGCGTTGTTCTGCGACTGGCTGAAGCTCGCGTGCGACCTGAGCACGTTCACGGCGGCCGGCCGCCGCCCGCAGTCGCTCGCGGTCTACGTGCACGACGACCTGCGCACGAGCTTCGCGGAACTGATGACGGAATTGCGCCGGTCGTTGTCGACGGTGCTCGAACAGAACGCGATCCAGATCGAGCTGCGCGACGCGGGCAACGGCATCCGGGTCGCGACGCTGGCCGACCCGGCGCTGCGCGACACGGCCGGCTTCGTGCTCGCGGTGCGCGCGGACGTGCCGGCCGACAGCCTGCGCGCGCGCTTTCCCGCACAGGCGAAGCTCGGGCCCGTCGAGCGGATCCGCGATCTGGTGCAGTTGCAACTGCCGGGCATCACGATGCGCCAGTTGCCGGTCGCGCCGCGGCAGATCCCGTATCACGCGGGTCATACGTACTTCGAGATCGACAAGGGCAGCGACCTGTGGAAGCAACTGGCGCGCTCCGGCGGTCTCGCATTTCATTTCGCCGGCGAATTTCCTGGGCTCTCGATGGAGTTCTGGGCGATACGCGGGTGA
- a CDS encoding DUF4430 domain-containing protein, with the protein MANSVANQFVDWGSEFHNPPWQANDSIAIAPGVTTVFDLLTADGVSPVLNPQWQGSGASLFITALGGVEANQGGNGYWWVYFVNGHMPDVSCAVYTLQPGDSVAWDYKHYSSGLKQAVHPPLV; encoded by the coding sequence ATGGCCAATTCGGTAGCGAATCAATTCGTCGATTGGGGTTCGGAATTTCACAATCCGCCGTGGCAAGCGAACGACAGCATCGCGATTGCCCCCGGCGTGACAACCGTATTCGATCTGCTGACGGCCGACGGCGTGTCGCCCGTTCTCAACCCGCAATGGCAGGGTTCGGGCGCGAGCCTGTTCATTACGGCCTTGGGTGGAGTAGAGGCCAACCAGGGCGGCAACGGCTACTGGTGGGTGTATTTCGTCAACGGCCACATGCCCGACGTCTCATGTGCGGTCTACACGCTGCAACCCGGCGATAGCGTGGCCTGGGACTACAAGCACTACTCGAGCGGCTTGAAGCAGGCCGTTCATCCGCCGCTGGTTTGA
- the tagH gene encoding type VI secretion system-associated FHA domain protein TagH — protein sequence MQLIVIEHAGEPVENDSHDAVVFHPPGGTIGRASDNHLVLRDDTRQISRLQALLQVGDDACLLKNLSSVSTIEVNREPVGYAQERPLNTGDIIRIGPYVLRAERDDGGDGGDAPVIDMAPDTGVHGDRRGAAEAAASLKPSPTPSPSPSRDDTKGAGNRLWGLLQDRLAPRGKAADVGIGPGGPARADAAQPANRAAQQGEPSAPSQRDLNQLSTDPLDLFAQSSADIGASGAAPSTDHGKADREASSATQADHAPEWTQHVRVQPAAARADVQPADEPVPHAARAPAPPTPDELLNAFFEGAGLDTAAESHQWSAEQLYIAGQLLALFANGTVELLSSRSILKREVKAHMTMLLDRENNPLKLLPDGGAVLRQMFGLPLPGFMSPQSAVSDAFQDLHAHQIGMVAGMRAALMDLLTRFSPQRLRERDDAMRWYEKRVPALYKARMWDRYAATHRDTVFAIEDDFASVFGKAFLAAYDAEVESYRGSGRH from the coding sequence ATGCAACTGATCGTGATCGAACATGCCGGCGAACCGGTCGAAAACGACTCCCACGACGCCGTCGTGTTTCATCCGCCGGGCGGCACCATCGGCCGGGCCAGCGACAACCATCTGGTGCTGCGCGACGACACGCGGCAGATTTCGCGGCTGCAGGCGCTGCTGCAGGTCGGCGACGACGCGTGCCTGCTGAAGAACCTGAGCAGCGTGTCGACGATCGAGGTGAATCGCGAGCCGGTCGGCTATGCGCAGGAACGCCCGCTCAATACCGGCGACATCATCCGCATCGGGCCGTACGTGCTGCGGGCCGAACGCGATGATGGCGGTGATGGCGGCGACGCGCCGGTCATCGACATGGCGCCCGATACCGGTGTGCATGGCGACAGGCGCGGCGCGGCGGAGGCTGCCGCATCGTTGAAACCTTCGCCTACGCCATCACCCTCGCCTTCGCGCGACGACACGAAAGGCGCTGGCAACCGGCTGTGGGGGCTGCTCCAGGATCGTCTCGCCCCGCGCGGCAAGGCGGCGGACGTCGGTATCGGGCCGGGTGGTCCTGCCCGAGCGGACGCGGCGCAGCCGGCGAACCGTGCCGCGCAGCAGGGCGAGCCATCCGCACCGTCGCAGCGCGACCTGAATCAGCTGTCGACTGATCCGCTCGACCTGTTCGCGCAGTCGTCCGCCGATATCGGCGCATCGGGTGCGGCACCGTCGACCGATCACGGCAAGGCGGATCGCGAAGCGTCGTCCGCGACGCAGGCCGACCACGCGCCCGAGTGGACGCAGCACGTGCGCGTGCAGCCGGCGGCCGCGCGCGCCGATGTGCAGCCGGCCGACGAACCGGTGCCGCATGCCGCGCGCGCGCCGGCGCCGCCGACACCGGACGAACTGCTGAACGCGTTCTTCGAAGGCGCGGGGCTCGATACGGCCGCCGAATCGCATCAGTGGTCGGCCGAGCAGCTCTATATCGCGGGCCAGTTGCTTGCGCTGTTCGCGAACGGCACGGTCGAGCTGCTGTCGTCGCGCAGCATCCTGAAGCGCGAGGTGAAGGCGCACATGACGATGCTGCTCGATCGCGAGAACAATCCACTGAAGCTGCTGCCCGACGGCGGCGCCGTGCTGCGGCAGATGTTCGGGCTACCGCTGCCGGGCTTCATGTCGCCGCAGAGCGCGGTCAGCGATGCGTTCCAGGATCTGCACGCGCACCAGATCGGCATGGTCGCCGGCATGCGCGCTGCGCTGATGGATCTGCTGACGCGTTTTTCGCCGCAACGGCTGCGCGAACGCGACGATGCGATGCGCTGGTACGAGAAGCGCGTGCCCGCGCTGTACAAGGCGCGGATGTGGGATCGCTACGCGGCGACCCATCGCGATACGGTGTTCGCGATCGAGGACGATTTCGCATCGGTATTCGGCAAGGCGTTTCTGGCGGCGTACGACGCGGAAGTGGAAAGCTATCGGGGGAGCGGCCGGCATTGA
- the tssJ gene encoding type VI secretion system lipoprotein TssJ produces MQWRSSSFIVWGCALLLPGCGATEHAAAVPYAITVDVAPDVNPDMNRKPSPIVLKVFQLRAASAFDSADFFSLQDKPENVLGADLLGTDRVILRPGESRTLHYRGNVEAGAIGVIAEYRMLEKNRWRLTVPLPRAKQLNLYKFWQTSPGELKLSVAVRNGGIVLNDARGRP; encoded by the coding sequence ATGCAATGGCGGTCGAGCAGTTTCATCGTATGGGGATGCGCATTGCTGTTGCCGGGGTGCGGCGCAACGGAGCACGCGGCCGCGGTGCCGTATGCGATCACGGTCGACGTTGCGCCGGACGTCAACCCTGACATGAATCGCAAGCCTTCGCCGATCGTGCTGAAGGTGTTCCAGCTTCGCGCGGCGTCGGCGTTCGACAGCGCGGATTTCTTCTCGCTGCAGGACAAGCCCGAGAACGTGCTCGGCGCGGACCTGCTCGGCACCGACCGCGTGATCCTGCGGCCGGGCGAATCGCGCACGCTGCACTATCGCGGCAACGTCGAGGCAGGCGCGATCGGCGTGATCGCCGAATACCGGATGCTCGAAAAGAACCGCTGGCGGCTGACGGTGCCGCTGCCGCGCGCGAAGCAGCTCAACCTCTACAAGTTCTGGCAGACGTCGCCGGGGGAGCTGAAGCTGTCGGTCGCGGTCCGCAACGGCGGCATCGTGCTGAACGACGCGCGGGGGCGCCCATGA
- a CDS encoding TssQ family T6SS-associated lipoprotein produces MKGRSSLVLFLGALLLGAGGCSTSPTQSAAHATVDSARAAYGAGDYGRTIALLSHAKEIDGADTDTQVAAHKLLAFSYCVTNRVAPCRAEFSKILDLNPRFDLSPAEKGHPVWGPAFEFARRRHASSS; encoded by the coding sequence ATGAAAGGCCGTTCATCGCTCGTGCTTTTCCTCGGCGCCTTGTTGCTGGGGGCTGGCGGGTGCAGCACGTCCCCGACCCAGTCGGCCGCGCATGCGACGGTCGACAGCGCGCGCGCCGCGTATGGCGCCGGCGACTACGGGCGCACGATCGCGCTGCTGAGCCACGCGAAGGAGATCGACGGCGCCGACACCGACACGCAGGTCGCCGCGCACAAGCTCCTTGCGTTCAGCTATTGCGTGACGAACCGCGTCGCGCCGTGCCGCGCCGAGTTCTCGAAGATTCTCGACCTCAACCCGCGCTTCGACTTGTCCCCCGCCGAGAAGGGGCATCCGGTCTGGGGGCCCGCGTTCGAATTCGCGCGCCGCAGACATGCGTCGTCATCCTGA